From the Coffea eugenioides isolate CCC68of chromosome 1, Ceug_1.0, whole genome shotgun sequence genome, the window GAAAGCCTAATGCACAAAGGAACAAGTAAAACCACAAGATAATCTTTCAATATTACTTTGAAATGAGGGTATCCACATTAAGGTTAAAACAAACACGGCTGAGCAACATTTGACAGAGATTTCTCAAACCCTGCCTATTACCTTTACTGcagtaatttctcaaaaaccaCAATGCTTTCCTGCATCCAGAAGGAACCTTCAAGATAAACAGGCAACAAAGCCCAGACATTTTTTATGTCCTTTACAATCCTCCATGAAATCGAAGTTCAACTACTCAGTCTTCTGCCACATTTtagaaaatctgaaattttttacaCCATTGTACATGATCACAAGTAAAAGCTGGGATAACGCCATGCCTCGATCGGAAATCTTGTCATTCAATGATCAGCGTATAGTCCAGTCCCCAAAAAAATAGGTTAAAAAGGTCAGGTTACCCTAGAATTAGTCCACTTCTAGACAACCTTCTAAACATCCACTTTGGAACTGCTCGGCCTCATTATTTGTCTTTGCTATATCCTCTATTATGCCTTTACCAACCATGGCgtcaaaaaagaagaaattctttATTGGATCGCCTTTGCCAGATATTGCTTTAATGACTTCCTGTGGAGAAAATCTCCTTCAAATGATTACAGAACCCAAAGGCATGTAAAAGCAAATGTAATATATGAGAGATTCTTTATGCAATCACCTGTCCAAGGATTCCCCCAACAATGGCACAAACTGGAGGAAACTCTCTTGTACCAGCTAACAATCTCTCAATGAGAGCATCGGGGATCTGAGATTCACTCAGCGACTGCAAATGGGAATAGTGTCAACGTCAGATGTGCTTAAGGACATACATAAGGTTTCAATGTAAACTCTCAAAAGAAAAGCCATTCAATACATGTGCCTCACAAAGTTCCTTCCTCAAGTTCAGAATATTAGGAAGGTCAGCAGCTGAAGTTTGGCCGGGCTTCCTGCCTTCAAGCTCTTCAAACCTTTCTATCACTGCAATTGTTGGATTCATGTGTGAGAGACATATTGTGGCAAACATTATTGGCTAGAACATGTTTCAAACCAGTATTAGATAACTTTTGACATCCAAATTCAAACTTTATTAAATGAAAGGAGGCAATGTAAGCACTGTGGTTAGCTTCAgtataaacaaataaacaaaaagcATGCTTCACATTTACATATACATATTAACCATTATCCTCATAGCCTATCCCAGAATAATTGAATAGGCAGATCACAAGAACGCCCattaaattttttgtttaattatactaaataatcACCTATACTTTCTGACATGGACCTTACATCAAACTTGTACTTTGAAGGCAAAATAAGGAATACTAATGAGATTAAGTGTTAATTCCACAGATAATCACTAGTATTCACTGTGGATTTACATCAAAGAATCCTCAGTGGAAAACAGCATGCACATTTTACTTCCTTGAGCAGCATAAAACTTAATTGAATAGCTTTTTCCCATCGACAAGCAGATGCAATATGGCCAACTAAAAAGTGCAGAAAGCAAAATAAAGCTTTAATACCTCTCATTGCATAGTATAACTTTGACAATCTCCCAGGGAGAGATCTCCATGGCACAGCAATAGCTTCCTGCAAAAAGTTGTGCAGAGTACATCAGCATATCTCTAACTTCAGCTTTTTACTCATAAATTTCAAAACCAGTGCACATTTGGTCATATTAGAGTTCCATGACCAGTACAAAACagtccaaaaacaaaaaacccaCCGGTTCATTCTTCCAAGCAACAGGAAGAAAGCTACAAAAGCAGAATTGGCTAAGTCCATTAACTACCAAGATCATTCTGTTCTCATCCTAAATCAACTGTGACAGTATCACTTTTATTATGACCCTGCTAAATTAGTTTTGCACATACAGTAATGTGATAGATGGTCAAATTTCATGACATCTACCAGCattgtcaaatttcatgcatcTATCACCTTCATTATGACCCAGCTGAATAGTTTTGCACATATATTTAGTCGATAAAAAGGTCAAATTTCATAACAcaatgtcaaatttcatataTCTCcaattgcagtttctgcaaaGCAATATCTTGAGTAAAACATTCTTCTTCTGCAATTGATAGACATGCTCAATGAACCACCACAAAAGGGAGGCTCATCCAAAATGCTAGTTTGCCTTTTCTCTAGgtaaaccaaaatgaaagcttcCGTATTGCACTCTGCACCGAACAAGTAAATACAGAATTTCATCCTAGCAGGTCCAAAGACAAGAGACTAAAGAACTGGACTGCCTTTTGGAGAAAAGAGATACTTtgcaatcaaaacatttcatttaAGGAAGATTGTGCTACACACCATAGAAAAGACAAGACACCAGGAGATCCACCTAAAAATATCTAGAGCTTAACTCCCGAACTTCCACAAAGAATAAAGTTGCCAGAATACAAATCTGAAATGATTGCTTGTACATGTCATGTGCCACTTATGAACAGAAAAACCAAATCTGACACTTGCAGGGCACAATATGGcccaaaaactaactaataccaACACTTCCAGCGTACATTTTTTATAAATCTCAAGCTCATCTCTACATCTCAAGAAGCTGAATTTGATGCAGAATCTAAAGATCTTGTTTGAATTTCAATTGAACCAATGCTCTTTAATTTTAGAGCTAGTAaccactttatttattttgcaacTTCAACCTAGGCTAGCTTTTCAATTACTTGTTTAAATTGGATGCTTCAAGTTTTTTCCTGTATTGGTTTGTCACAAGAAAAGGACTAATCATTCAGACACCTCTTCTCATATGCATAGAGTGAAGCACTTTTATTTAAACAGCCAAGCTGATTTGACCTGGAAAAATTAACTAATGTTAAAATTAACCACCTAATCTATAAACTCAATTTAACTAATTGTGATATATAATCACACCACCTCCATAAAAAGAGATATAACTCTGTAAAAAAGACATTGGCAGAAATAACATTTCCATTGCAGATTTTCTGCAATACCAGTTTCTAAGGAGTAATCTCTTGACTTTTATATGAGTATGTTTCCTAGCAATCCTACGTATTACTCCTGGGTCTTCATAACTCTATTTCCTTGTCCCTCGCAATTGTCAGATTCAGATTTGACTTTTACATCCTGAACCATTAAATACAAGAAGAACCACTGCTTCAGAGTAACTTTGCTGAGCTCAGCAAAAGTTTCTGAAAGCTTTTGCTACATCTATGTCGCTTCATCGGCATATAACTTCCCTTGGCTTGAGACATTGTCTGTTACTCAAACTCATGTATGCAGATCTTACATAAGATGCAGTTGATTCATATATCCGTTCCATGACATGTAAATGCCCAAATTAAAATCTCTAAGGAAACAACTCTACTAgcaattgaaattaaaaatatgCTTTGCAATTGAAATTGCATCCCTTTTCTAGAATCTATGAGAAAATAGAACACCTAGATCAGTAAATGaatctcaaaaaataaaatacaatgCTTGTAAAACAGGTGTTAGAGATTCGAGCAGGAGGAAAATAATTATGTTTTGCAACATTAATCAAAGTAAAAAACAAAGCCGATCAAGTTTTCTTAGTTAATAAAACCCAGAACTAAGCCGGGGCAATAAAATCAAGTTACTAGTCAATTATGAAAGGGCTAAGGCTGCTAGCCACTTGAGTTTGTAGTTTAATGAAAACTAAGGTAAAGCTATGTTGCCCATAAGTTCTCCTattcactttaatccataatTAACTTTCATCATCTGCATGGCAAATACATTAAATGTTCAAAAGATGCATGAGTAAGCACAAAGTTTCTATTGTAATGTGAAAATCAAGTATCAACCAAAATAGAATATCTAAGTCACTAGGTGCCagcaagaaaattttttgtcaTGGCCAGCATTCCACTGTTAAGCTTAGTTTAATAGTTTTCATCAGCTTGGTAGTTTTCTCAATTATGAATAAGCAGCAAACAGAAGCAAAATTGTGCCAAACACCCAGGACGAATGGGACAAGAAGACAACCATGCACATAGTTAGCAAAGTCCTAGCTCGAAACAAAATCATGTTTAAATATAAAATGTGCCAGAGATATTCAGGTCTGATGGAGTTGTACCTCAAAGCTAGGAAACTGCAGTCTGCATTCTGTCATCTCATCAATCTTTTTCTGTTAGAACGACAAGCAAGATGAAATATTTCATGGGACAATCATTAAGAGGACAATTAACTCTACAAGTAAATCAACAATCCAATAATTAATCTTTGAGAATTAAACCTGCAAAAAAATGTCTTTGGCCAAAATATCTCATTAAACTTAGGATGAAATTTAACACAATAATGATGAAGCAAACATCAAATCTTACATCTACGAGAAATACAATGACTAAACAGCTAAATAAACACCAGTTACAGTAGTATATTGCAGTAGAAGTGGAAATTCTATAAGCGAGACAGTAAAGAAAGGAACAGAAATTGAAAACCAGAACCTTGGAATAAGTATAGTCTTGCAAATCAACAAATAATTCACCACAGGAATCCCTGCAATCAACTGAATAAAATGCCACACGTTTTGATGACTTGCGACACTTCTCATTAACTGACTTCTGCAGCAGAAAGAGAAATAGAAGAAACAACAAGTTGTAATACCATAAAACATGACTTCAATTGCAAAAAACAATATGTAGTAAGAAATGTTAAAACTAATCCTATGCTAGCAAGAGAGAATGGTTTATACTTTTGTGTTTAGGGAGCAAGAACTGACAACTACAGCATCAAACTTGTCAAAGAAATGAACATCAAAGCTTGACAAATCACCTGCAAGGATAAAACACAAGCACTCTTAAAATGTCAAGCATTTGTAGATAAGATAAACCATCACGTCAAGGCAACACATAATACGTATCAAAGTTCAGCTCAATATAAATTTTCCTAATTTGTTCataaagaaatattttttagGAAGTTATTCAGGGTATCAGAAAGCTAGCAAGACATAGGACCCTATCAATATAAGATTTTATAGTTGGCTAGTAAAGCAATAATTTTTAGGAAGCTGTTCAGTGCATCAGAATAGCACTATGACATACAAATTATTCTAGTCCTTTTAGTCAAAATTGCCAAGTATACGTAGGTGTTAAATGAGCATCATGTCTGAGACTTCAAAGAATAATGTAAAAAAAACTAAGCCAGGGGCAAAAACTGTCACCTTTTTGTACTGAAACACGAACCATAGGATTGAAATCTTTCAAAGAATCACAACAAAGCTCAGCCAGAGGTTTCTCACGGTACACACTCTCATCAGGAGGAATTAAGAAATTGGCTGACAACAGCTCAGTGGTAACTGGACGATCATCATTCAATGTCAAACTACCAACTCCAGCAAGCACAATGTTCTTGCAGAACTGCAATAGTACAGCAATAACTAAatcattcttcttcttcaagTCTACCATTTCACTACCAAAATGTAAGGGCAAAAAGAATCTCATTTATTTCACAACTACATTGCATGACACCATTGAATAATACCAACCaaaaaaccaaaattttcttttaggcCAAAAAATCATATTTAAGATGGTATTTTATGTAAAACCCAAAAGTACACAGAAATTGcacaaaaatgtacattacAGACGCAAGCACTAACAATAGAACCTAAAACTAACCAGTCACTCAAAACCCGGACATCAAAAAGCAAAAATAGAATACAACTATCAGAGCACAGTGCACAAACATTCTAGTCTGAGAAACATACATGAACACAAATAAATACTCTCTAAAACACACAAAATTTACCTCAACAACAGTGCCTGTAAGTCCACAGACAAGTATATGGGATTTACTCAGCctaaaaaagatgaaaaaagaatgaaagtaaCAGAATTAATTCTTCAAATTccgaaaaaataaaagacaaattaaaaaaaaccaCAGGCAAGGTACCTTCGCTGAGCATCAACGCCCCAAACTCGAATTTGGCGATCATAAAGAGCGGTTTCTTGCTCCGTCAACTCCTCACCGTTCATTTTCCTGAGCTTTTATTTCAAACCTGAAATAATCACGAAACAAAACCCCGCTGCCGCTGCAACAGTCAGCACTGAACTATAATTATTTAGTCGAATTTTCCAGTATAACAATCAATTTACAGAATTGAAGAGAGCGAGGAGAAATCAGAAAACCCTAAAATTGGTCAAGACTCAAGACATTCTGGGGAGAATCATAGTTTAATCCGAAGCAATGGACTGCAATGGACTTGAGTCCCCTATGTTTCTGGTTTTCACATGGTTGGGCACAAATATTTAGCTCTTGAGTCCCTTATGTTTCTAGTTTTCACATATTTGGACACCAATATTTAGCGTACTTGCACTGTAGCACCCCTATTACAATACTTTGGACTTTTATAGGTTATTAATTGTTACAAGTCTAATAATATTTATAAACATCATTTGGCATGAAAAGGATGGAGTCATTTCTTTACAAAAGATTGTGTATTCGAATTCTGTTTCAGCATCAATATTTAGTGTGCTTACCTTATATTACAATATCTTGGACGTTTATAAGTTATGTATGTTACAAGTCTAATGACATTTATAAACGTCATTTGACATGACAAGAATGGATCACTTACTTCCAAAAGATCATGTATTTGAATTTTGTTGTCAATGTGAGAAATATATTGATGAACAATTTGTAAGAACTCTTGTACATGATCTATGATCCCAGAGGCATGTCCTGAATCGTGATGGTGACCAGAGCCAAATTCACTCAAACTTTTTTCTtaccaaaaataatattaatAATAAGGGAATATGATATGTTTCATCCTTCAcgtttcacaaaaatattcttttcatccctcacttttaaaatgaagcaatttcgtccttgacatttaaaaactgaaattattacatccctaaacccaaatttcaatctgaataaaaccaccaatcaacctgattacaaattttgggaatgtaattgatagatcacttggttaactcaaTTTGGTATTCAAgtgaaatttaatgaacctaaaaataaaaaataaaaaattataacataaaaaagaaagattaatcttttctacattatcattgtatacactgacggttttatgtaccgccatatcattttaatttaaatttaaacaccaaattttatatttatgatacacatctagattcgcaagcggatatactaacggtgcatgaaaaaatttataaaaaaaaaaactctactattccaagacaaagaatggccttttatgttataatttttatttttttggtttaataaatgtcatgtgaatatgatgaaattgaccgaatgatctatcaattctattttcgaaatttattactgggttattggatggtttgattcatattgaaaattaggttcaggaatataataattttaatttttaaatgtcagggatgaatatgcttcattttaaaagtaagggacgaaaagaatatttttatgaaatgtgagagatgaaacaggtcattttccctAATAATAATAAACGCTAGCATTTGTACCTTGGACGAGTACTGCTGAGCTTCGTGTGGCACCGTTTGGGTATTGCACCCGTTACACTATTAACCATGTTTTGAATGATGATTACACTATATCGTTAAAATTGAATTGTATAGAATATTTTGTTTATACAAACTAACTTGTTCTCTAACACTGCCATGTTATGTTATCGTACTGTAATAACAGGTATAAACAACTGGATTGAAGCGGATTAAAGCACAATTACAGTGCCCGCATCTTAGGCCTGTCAACTGTCTGGGTCTAGATCCGAACCCGCATTGGATCCATCAAATTGTTGCGGGTAcaggtagggatttaattctgTTACCGGGACCCGGATTCGGATccattttgtcaaacaaaaaatggatcggatacggaatatagtattccgacccgtattagacccggatccagatataaatgaattaataatttaaaatatatatttatcaatataatttgattagggtgatgtatttgagtaaagtcaatttgatttcttttcttatttggttttctttttgtattagttagaaattagtttacaaatatattttttttctcatttttattagaaattgtaagttttgataaattttttcgAGTAAACCCGACCCGAATCTGAGGCCCATTGGTCCGTGCCTGAAATGGTATGCCAGGGTCCGGGTCCGAAATAATGAATTTCGGTCCTGACCCAACTCGTTGACAGGCCTACCCCACCTCTGTTAGCACCCGTACTTAAATCATAATTATGTTTCATCAAGCACCTATTATGTAGAAACagatttatgaaaaaaaaaaaacaatactATAGTAGTAATGCTTTCTTAAAAAAAActcccaaaaataaataaatagctcTCCAAATGCAATTTTACGAAAAACACCTTTTGGCGTATAAGGCTACTTGCAGAGTATATTATCATAATGGTTGAGCACTCTAATACGCTGTCAAGATGTTATGCCACCTTCAATTTAAGATGCCAATTGTTTATAAATACTATAAAATCTAGCTCAATTCTCCATCCAAacataatttttcttctttgaggCTTCAAATATTTTGAGACTCGTGTTTGGAGTCATTCTAAGTTGCATTCCTGAAATAATAACAaataggattaatctttcttagatgaatgacaactatacaaaatttaaatttgaaatttaacttttgcacaTATGTTATGAATCAAACgatgataatgtatacactgtcagtgtatataaaatttactcaaacAAATATCGTAAAGAACAAAGTTACATAACTTATAGTTTCATTTGTTATATTTTGACGCATGGTAgtcgcttttttttttgtagatatTTATCTTTCAGATTCAAAAATGCTATTTACACCAATTCTCATAAAAATTCAACAACATAATCTTTTGGACAATGTAGATATATATTCCATTCATCTAACAAGATAAATTACTTAAACTTTGATTGTGTAAGGCATGACTTGTAAAAAGAATAATAGCTCATATTTTGAACAGATGGATTCCTGctccaaatttaatttattaGCACGTCATTTAAAGAGTAAATCTCAAAATATTGGGCAATTATATAGTTTATGGTCCTTCGCATTTTATTCTAGGAAATGTAGTTTAACAACTTGCGCCATCTGAACAATAATTATAACAGAAATAGCAAGGCTACAATCCTTTCAATATGTAAACCTTGCCATTTATCTATACACAATCAAATTGTGCAGATTACATATCATTGGTTCAACAGCACttatgaattttgttttttttttattacaaaatATTGAATTTCCATTACTTCGAACAGTAAACTCAATACGAAAAAGCCCATGTCAAAAACTAGAAGCCTACTTCAACTACATATAATCACAAACTTTGTCAGCACAACGCCTTAATTTATGAGTAAATTGATCTGCCTCCCTACTAGTCCATTGAATCTTTCTAATTTGCGCTTGTTAAAGGTAGGCATAAAACAGGTAATAAACTCCTAGTTGAACGTTAACAAAGTGTTGCAAGATTGTAAATAAATATGatacattgaaataataaactAAAATACACCGacctaaaaatgaaaacaagagtGTGATTGTCTTGAATAGAGTACAAATTGTTAGGGCTGGAAATTAGCCTTAACAACCTGGATAGAGGTATGTTTAGGATTGGTTTGTAGTTTAAAAGAATTATTTGAACTTGGCTTGTGTTTGAAAACTTTTAAAAAGAAACTAATcaaatttggtttgaaatttcAAACGTATGTTCACGGAAAGTTTGGTTTGACTTGTCAAAGTATCGAACTCAATCACATATAATCAGAACTCATTTGATAACTTATAGTTTCTAGTctgtttttccaaaattttgaaGATAAAAGTTGCACAATCTTCTAAACTTACAAGTAACAATAAACTGTCAATTTGGTTGCTAATCAGTGATCATTCACCACAATTTGTTGCTTTTTCCCCTTAATTTTTGGACTCTGATATTCAAGAAATCTATTACAATAAATTAGGGATGTGATTAAAATCAATTATGCCTATCGATGAGACAAAAGT encodes:
- the LOC113775608 gene encoding SUMO-activating enzyme subunit 1B-1-like; protein product: MNGEELTEQETALYDRQIRVWGVDAQRRLSKSHILVCGLTGTVVEFCKNIVLAGVGSLTLNDDRPVTTELLSANFLIPPDESVYREKPLAELCCDSLKDFNPMVRVSVQKGDLSSFDVHFFDKFDAVVVSSCSLNTKKSVNEKCRKSSKRVAFYSVDCRDSCGELFVDLQDYTYSKKKIDEMTECRLQFPSFEEAIAVPWRSLPGRLSKLYYAMRVIERFEELEGRKPGQTSAADLPNILNLRKELCEAHSLSESQIPDALIERLLAGTREFPPVCAIVGGILGQEVIKAISGKGDPIKNFFFFDAMVGKGIIEDIAKTNNEAEQFQSGCLEGCLEVD